A single region of the Changchengzhania lutea genome encodes:
- a CDS encoding ABC transporter ATPase has protein sequence MLVDFNTLPEESRVWIYQANRSFTETELTEIKSKLDVFIDNWTAHGSNLESGYIIKYKRFIVIGLNQDLNNATGCSIDASVHFIQQLEKDYNVDLMDKMNVSYKQGDFVAYKTLTDFRKMAKDKAVSKKTIVFNNLVNNITEFKENWEVPASESWHSRFIK, from the coding sequence ATGCTAGTAGATTTTAATACCTTACCAGAAGAATCACGTGTTTGGATATACCAAGCCAATCGCTCTTTTACAGAAACAGAGCTTACCGAAATAAAATCGAAGCTCGACGTATTTATAGATAACTGGACGGCTCATGGCAGTAATCTAGAATCAGGCTATATTATTAAATATAAGCGATTTATAGTTATTGGCTTAAATCAAGACTTAAATAATGCTACAGGATGTTCTATTGATGCATCCGTTCATTTTATTCAACAATTAGAGAAGGATTATAACGTGGATTTAATGGATAAGATGAATGTTTCTTATAAGCAAGGCGACTTTGTAGCCTATAAAACACTTACCGATTTTAGAAAAATGGCTAAGGATAAAGCTGTGTCAAAAAAAACGATTGTGTTTAATAATTTAGTAAACAACATCACAGAGTTCAAAGAAAATTGGGAAGTTCCAGCAAGCGAGAGTTGGCATAGTCGATTTATAAAGTAA
- a CDS encoding MlaD family protein — protein sequence MKLSREVKAGILVILGIALFIFGFNYLKGKNLLDSSRTYYSIYDNVEGLSTSTPVTINGLTVGKVMSISFNEDASGKLLVKMLVDNDFQFSKNSKAQLYETGLIGGKAIAILPAFDNAENAIGGDFLEGSTKAGLTDLVNQRLTPLQEKIETMMVSADILLNNINDIFDEQTKANLKSSVSGLNSTIASFQETSISLNQLLKTNEVKLNSVLTNANNVTSDLAEVTKTIADADLGKTIKNLESTLQNFNNIISNLENGQGSMGKLLADEQLYNNLEGASKQLEQLLEDMKLNPKRYVHFSLFGKKPKQYDADGNEVKTDN from the coding sequence TTGAAATTATCTAGAGAAGTTAAAGCCGGAATTTTAGTTATATTAGGGATCGCACTTTTTATATTTGGGTTTAACTATTTAAAAGGCAAAAACTTACTCGATTCCTCCCGAACGTATTACTCAATCTATGATAATGTGGAAGGCTTGTCCACATCAACCCCCGTAACTATTAATGGTTTAACCGTAGGAAAAGTGATGTCAATATCATTCAACGAAGATGCCTCTGGTAAACTTTTGGTTAAAATGCTTGTTGATAATGATTTTCAGTTTTCAAAAAACAGCAAAGCTCAATTATACGAAACTGGACTTATTGGCGGGAAAGCCATTGCCATACTTCCGGCTTTTGACAATGCCGAAAATGCTATTGGTGGAGACTTTTTAGAAGGTTCCACGAAAGCAGGGTTAACCGATTTGGTAAATCAAAGGTTAACGCCTCTCCAAGAAAAAATTGAAACTATGATGGTGAGTGCAGATATCTTGTTAAATAATATCAACGATATTTTTGATGAGCAAACCAAAGCGAACTTAAAAAGTAGTGTTTCAGGTCTTAACTCAACCATAGCCTCTTTCCAAGAAACTTCGATCTCACTTAACCAATTGTTAAAAACTAATGAAGTAAAATTAAATAGCGTACTAACCAATGCCAATAACGTAACCAGTGACTTGGCAGAGGTAACAAAAACTATTGCAGATGCAGATTTAGGGAAAACGATAAAGAATTTAGAATCAACCCTTCAGAATTTTAATAACATCATATCCAATTTAGAAAACGGACAAGGGTCTATGGGTAAATTACTGGCCGATGAACAATTGTATAACAATCTAGAAGGGGCTTCTAAACAATTAGAACAGTTACTTGAAGATATGAAATTAAACCCAAAACGCTATGTTCACTTCTCGCTATTCGGCAAAAAACCAAAACAATATGATGCTGATGGGAATGAAGTCAAAACCGATAATTAA
- a CDS encoding (Fe-S)-binding protein produces the protein MSELLKVPTMAEYMAQGKQPEVLFWVGCAGSFDDRAKKITKAFVKLLNKANVEFAVLGTEESCTGDPAKRSGNEFLFQMQAVTNIEVMNAYEIKKIVTACPHCFNTIKNEYPELGGNYEVMHHTQFLKTLLDDGRLTIEGGKYKGKRITFHDPCYLGRANNVYEAPRELIQKLEAELVEMKNCKRNGLCCGAGGAQMFKEPEKGDKDVNIERTEQALEVKPDIIAAGCPFCNTMMTDGVKVKEQEGDVQVMDVAELIANAQDL, from the coding sequence ATGAGCGAATTACTTAAAGTACCTACGATGGCCGAATATATGGCACAAGGCAAACAACCAGAAGTATTGTTTTGGGTGGGCTGTGCAGGTAGTTTTGATGACCGAGCAAAAAAGATAACAAAAGCATTTGTCAAGTTATTAAATAAAGCAAACGTCGAATTTGCAGTATTAGGAACTGAAGAGAGCTGTACCGGAGATCCAGCAAAAAGATCGGGCAACGAGTTTTTATTTCAAATGCAAGCGGTGACCAATATTGAGGTCATGAATGCTTATGAAATAAAGAAAATAGTCACGGCATGTCCGCACTGTTTCAATACCATTAAAAACGAGTATCCAGAATTAGGTGGGAACTATGAGGTGATGCATCACACACAATTCTTAAAAACACTGCTTGACGATGGCCGTTTGACCATTGAAGGTGGTAAATATAAAGGCAAACGTATTACCTTTCATGATCCTTGTTATTTAGGTCGTGCCAATAACGTTTATGAAGCACCGCGAGAACTCATTCAAAAACTTGAGGCGGAGTTGGTGGAAATGAAAAACTGCAAACGCAATGGCTTATGCTGCGGTGCTGGAGGAGCTCAAATGTTTAAGGAACCTGAAAAGGGTGACAAAGATGTGAATATTGAGCGTACAGAACAAGCGCTGGAAGTAAAACCAGATATTATTGCAGCAGGTTGCCCGTTTTGTAACACGATGATGACGGATGGCGTAAAAGTAAAAGAACAGGAAGGCGATGTTCAAGTCATGGATGTTGCAGAATTGATTGCGAACGCACAGGATTTATAA
- a CDS encoding putative LPS assembly protein LptD, with amino-acid sequence MAIQKPSHTFTKIHLKALRTNNFKILFALSFTVFINTFSFAQDIPRKQDSINPSKKDTVIIATDSLEVKPEISEAIQDTTATDSTAQKKKDLLEYIVKYSAVDYTKFNNKKRKLYLYNEAVIDYGDMNIKAGNIIIDYSTNTVYARGITDSIEGYTQAPIFTQGANVVEPDSIVFNTESKKALIFNSKTEQGEGTVIAEITKKENDSVYFLKDAKYTTAKDLEDPEYYIKLRKAKIVPGKKIVTGLANLFIYDVPTPLGLPFGFFPQSEKQTSGVIIPSFGEQNDRGYFLQNGGYYFAISDYFDLAVLGDYYTNGSYGFRVENKYRVRYRFNGNLSFRYENLITSERGFPDYGKNTIYNLRWSHSQDSKSNPNSRFSASVNLGSSTYYRSSINQVNTGSFLNNTLASSVSYSKTFQGEPQVNFSVTATHSQNTNTEQINMTLPTFQGSVGRIFPLAPKVGSKKGVIQNINLQYNLRAENRIQTTDSLFFKKEMFDDAKTGFQHTIPLSTNFKVFKYFSVSASTNYNEVWTFKTIDRTYDPVERQPVTETINGFDTFRTYNFSTSLGTTIYGMFNFEKEGEDKKIKAIRHVMRPSLSYNINPSFDKYYDTYEVVSADGQTTDDVEFTRFEGSIFGTPNKNFSSSMGMSLSNNFEAKVRDKDSTATEPKKVILLNNLNFSTSYNFAGDSLQWSAVRMSGGTQLFKNKMSINFGATLDPYALDSNNKKIDKFNIDNGGSLFRLTSANLTASWSLSSKDGKKDDDESDSSRENLRSGGRADDLFGVSEDFANQQFADDEVEEEEVPSDLYNYKIPWSLRLAYAVNYSNSARQNEISSHSLMFSGDIDLSEKWSVGASSGYDLKNQGFTYTQLRFERDLLSWRMNFSWVPFSTRSSWNFFIGIKSSILKDLKYEQRRQPDVRL; translated from the coding sequence TTGGCAATTCAAAAACCGAGCCATACTTTTACAAAAATACATTTAAAAGCGTTGCGTACAAACAACTTTAAAATACTTTTTGCATTAAGTTTTACAGTGTTTATCAACACGTTTAGCTTCGCCCAAGATATCCCAAGAAAACAGGACAGCATTAATCCGAGCAAAAAAGATACGGTCATTATAGCAACTGATAGTTTAGAAGTTAAACCTGAAATTTCTGAGGCCATTCAGGATACTACAGCAACAGATTCTACTGCGCAAAAGAAGAAAGATCTTTTAGAATATATTGTCAAATACAGTGCTGTTGATTATACCAAATTCAACAATAAAAAACGAAAGCTCTATCTCTATAATGAAGCCGTTATTGATTATGGTGACATGAATATAAAAGCGGGTAATATTATTATAGATTACAGCACCAATACGGTATATGCACGTGGTATTACTGATTCTATCGAAGGCTATACACAGGCACCAATTTTTACACAAGGGGCCAATGTTGTAGAACCTGATTCTATTGTTTTTAATACAGAAAGCAAAAAAGCGCTTATTTTCAATTCTAAAACTGAGCAAGGTGAAGGTACTGTTATTGCTGAAATCACGAAAAAGGAAAACGATTCGGTCTACTTTTTAAAAGATGCTAAATATACGACCGCCAAAGATTTAGAAGATCCAGAATATTATATCAAACTTAGAAAGGCCAAAATTGTGCCTGGAAAAAAAATAGTTACGGGTTTAGCTAACCTCTTTATTTATGACGTCCCTACCCCTCTTGGACTCCCGTTTGGCTTTTTTCCACAGTCTGAGAAACAAACTTCTGGTGTGATTATTCCAAGTTTTGGTGAACAAAATGACCGCGGTTACTTTCTTCAAAATGGTGGCTACTACTTTGCCATAAGTGACTATTTTGATTTGGCTGTTTTAGGTGATTATTATACGAATGGTAGCTATGGCTTTCGCGTTGAAAATAAATACAGAGTTCGATATAGATTCAACGGAAACCTTAGTTTTCGTTATGAAAATTTAATAACCAGTGAACGTGGCTTTCCAGATTATGGAAAAAACACCATTTATAATTTAAGGTGGTCTCACAGCCAAGACTCAAAATCCAATCCCAACTCTAGGTTTTCGGCTTCTGTGAACTTGGGTAGTAGCACCTATTACCGTAGTTCTATCAATCAGGTAAACACTGGGTCTTTTTTAAATAATACGCTAGCATCTTCTGTATCGTATTCCAAAACATTTCAAGGAGAACCCCAAGTGAATTTTAGTGTTACGGCTACGCATTCGCAAAATACGAATACCGAACAGATTAATATGACGCTTCCAACCTTTCAAGGAAGCGTTGGCAGAATATTCCCGTTGGCACCAAAGGTCGGTTCAAAAAAAGGAGTCATTCAAAACATTAATCTACAATATAATTTAAGGGCGGAGAATAGAATTCAAACTACCGATTCCCTTTTCTTTAAAAAGGAAATGTTCGACGATGCTAAAACTGGATTCCAACACACCATTCCCCTAAGTACAAATTTTAAGGTATTCAAGTATTTTAGCGTTAGTGCCAGTACCAATTACAACGAGGTATGGACCTTTAAAACCATTGACAGAACCTATGACCCTGTTGAAAGGCAACCGGTAACAGAAACCATTAACGGTTTTGACACCTTTAGAACCTATAATTTTAGTACCAGTTTAGGAACTACTATTTATGGGATGTTTAATTTTGAAAAGGAAGGTGAAGACAAAAAAATAAAGGCGATACGCCATGTTATGAGACCCTCGTTGAGTTATAATATTAATCCATCATTTGATAAATATTACGACACCTATGAAGTGGTTAGTGCCGACGGACAAACTACCGATGATGTTGAGTTCACCCGTTTTGAAGGCTCCATTTTTGGTACACCAAATAAAAATTTTTCGAGCTCCATGGGCATGTCATTATCCAATAACTTTGAAGCTAAAGTTCGCGATAAAGATAGCACTGCTACGGAGCCAAAGAAAGTTATCCTTCTAAATAATTTAAACTTCTCAACCTCCTATAATTTTGCCGGCGATTCCTTACAGTGGAGTGCTGTTAGAATGTCTGGTGGCACACAACTCTTTAAAAATAAAATGAGTATCAATTTTGGGGCTACCTTAGACCCCTATGCGTTAGATAGCAATAATAAGAAAATCGATAAATTTAATATTGATAATGGGGGCAGTTTATTTAGATTGACCAGCGCTAACTTAACCGCTAGTTGGTCGCTTTCTAGTAAGGATGGGAAGAAGGATGATGATGAAAGCGATAGTAGCCGAGAGAATTTAAGAAGTGGCGGTCGTGCCGATGATTTATTCGGCGTTTCTGAAGATTTTGCGAATCAGCAATTTGCTGATGACGAGGTTGAGGAAGAAGAAGTTCCCAGCGATCTTTACAACTATAAAATACCCTGGTCTTTGCGTTTGGCCTATGCGGTTAACTATTCAAATTCAGCACGCCAAAATGAAATCTCTTCACATTCCTTAATGTTTTCTGGCGATATTGATCTTTCAGAAAAATGGTCTGTTGGCGCCTCTTCTGGTTACGATTTGAAAAATCAAGGCTTTACATATACCCAATTGCGTTTTGAACGTGATTTATTAAGTTGGCGAATGAATTTTAGTTGGGTCCCTTTTAGTACACGAAGTTCTTGGAATTTCTTTATTGGTATCAAATCAAGCATTTTGAAAGATTTAAAATACGAACAACGGCGTCAACCCGATGTTCGATTATAA
- the serB gene encoding phosphoserine phosphatase SerB, whose product MTSEIVLLNISGPDKPGLTSSLTCVLAEYGAKVLDIGQANIHDTLSLGILFEIQSKKKSAAVLKDLLFKAYELGITAKFTPISMGDYENWVGLQGKDRYIITILGEKLAAEQISEVTKVISDKNLNIDSIKRLTGRISLITKDEYPRASIQLSIRGKIDNKAEFTEKFMQISSDLDVDIAFQEDNIYRRNRRLVCFDMDSTLIQTEVIDELAELAGVGDEVRAITESAMQGEIDFKESFVRRMKLLKGLREDVLHDVAINLPITKGARRLIDTLKSYGFKTAILSGGFSYFGNYLKEELGMDYVYANELEIVDGVLTGGYLGEIVDGNKKAEYLKEIVEKEGIHINQTIAVGDGANDLAMLNLAGLGIAFHAKPKVKDNAQNSISSIGLDGVLYLLGYHDRHIDLLD is encoded by the coding sequence ATGACTAGCGAGATTGTCTTATTAAATATTTCAGGACCAGATAAACCTGGTTTAACTTCTAGCTTAACCTGTGTTTTGGCAGAATATGGTGCTAAAGTATTGGATATTGGTCAAGCCAATATTCATGACACATTATCCTTGGGCATATTATTCGAAATTCAGTCCAAGAAAAAATCTGCAGCGGTTTTAAAAGATTTACTCTTTAAAGCCTACGAACTTGGTATCACAGCGAAGTTTACGCCGATTAGCATGGGAGATTATGAGAATTGGGTTGGTCTTCAGGGAAAAGATAGATATATCATTACTATTCTTGGAGAAAAACTGGCTGCCGAACAGATTTCTGAAGTGACTAAAGTGATATCAGATAAAAACTTGAATATTGATTCTATAAAGCGGCTTACTGGTCGAATATCCCTGATTACAAAGGATGAATATCCTAGAGCTTCCATACAGCTTTCAATTCGGGGAAAAATCGATAACAAAGCAGAGTTTACTGAAAAATTCATGCAAATTTCTAGCGATTTAGATGTAGATATCGCATTTCAAGAAGATAATATTTACAGACGTAACAGACGATTGGTGTGTTTTGATATGGATTCAACGCTTATTCAAACCGAAGTTATTGATGAATTAGCAGAATTAGCAGGTGTTGGTGATGAAGTCAGAGCCATTACAGAGTCGGCGATGCAGGGAGAAATTGATTTTAAGGAAAGTTTTGTGAGGCGTATGAAACTCTTAAAAGGCTTACGCGAAGATGTGCTTCATGATGTGGCCATCAATTTACCAATAACAAAAGGGGCAAGACGCCTTATCGATACCTTAAAAAGCTATGGCTTTAAAACCGCTATACTATCAGGTGGTTTTTCATATTTCGGAAATTATTTAAAAGAAGAGCTTGGTATGGACTATGTGTATGCCAATGAACTGGAGATTGTCGATGGTGTGCTCACTGGCGGGTATCTTGGGGAAATTGTGGATGGTAACAAAAAAGCAGAGTATCTTAAAGAAATTGTTGAAAAAGAAGGCATACACATCAACCAGACCATTGCAGTTGGCGATGGCGCAAATGATTTGGCCATGCTGAACCTAGCCGGATTAGGCATAGCATTTCATGCCAAACCTAAGGTAAAAGACAATGCACAAAATTCTATTTCCAGTATTGGTTTAGATGGTGTTTTATATTTGTTAGGCTATCATGACAGACATATTGATTTACTGGATTAG
- a CDS encoding ATP-binding protein, producing the protein MSIFIILSIATILCAAFFYLEKVMDVKIIVLILFLLAVGQVLVLQYFYKNQLKNDFIKSSLSERIEEVKEELEASRNMAEHNSIYLSNMSYEIRTPLSTVLGMLNMLKLTELDGDQFAQVEIAQYSSKHLLQLINMITDNSEVDTGDFELNTSAMDLKTDLTNLFKVFEYQAWEKGLEFEYSFLLEENSKFSLIGDTSRIQQVLINLINNAIKFTNTGKIAIIVDQTVGIDNEQIVTFYIKDTGVGMRPEEVNRIFKASKDNDASLIKDYRGNGIGLSISHQLVKIMGGELKLESKENEGSTFYFSLQLKKTLSVKGETTESKPILNDKFSVLVAEDNRMNQRVIKFLLEQQGADCTFAKNGLEAAQLYKILDFDMIFMDIYMPDMDGYQATEAIKKTQKYKNNKTPIIAVSASAFEEDIAKAKLAGIDEFLAKPIEVKKLKGLLLKYSIIKETSA; encoded by the coding sequence ATGTCCATATTCATCATACTTTCGATTGCCACTATCTTATGTGCTGCTTTTTTTTATTTGGAAAAAGTAATGGATGTTAAAATTATTGTACTCATTCTCTTTTTACTGGCTGTCGGGCAAGTGTTAGTACTGCAATATTTCTATAAAAACCAGCTGAAGAACGACTTTATAAAGTCTAGTTTAAGTGAACGCATCGAAGAGGTAAAAGAAGAATTGGAAGCGTCACGTAATATGGCTGAACATAACTCAATATATTTATCGAATATGAGTTATGAAATTAGAACGCCTTTAAGCACGGTTCTGGGGATGTTAAATATGCTGAAGCTAACGGAGCTGGACGGGGATCAGTTTGCACAGGTAGAAATTGCACAATATTCTTCAAAGCACTTGTTGCAGCTTATTAATATGATAACGGATAATTCCGAAGTGGACACCGGTGATTTTGAGCTCAATACATCTGCGATGGATTTAAAAACGGATCTCACCAATCTGTTTAAGGTTTTTGAATATCAAGCTTGGGAAAAAGGACTTGAATTTGAATATTCTTTTTTACTTGAAGAAAATAGCAAATTTTCGTTGATAGGTGATACATCTAGAATACAGCAAGTACTCATCAATTTAATAAACAATGCTATTAAATTTACTAATACGGGTAAGATCGCCATTATAGTAGACCAAACAGTAGGTATTGACAATGAACAAATTGTAACCTTTTATATTAAAGACACGGGCGTAGGGATGCGTCCTGAAGAAGTGAACAGAATTTTTAAAGCGTCAAAAGATAATGACGCATCACTTATTAAGGACTACAGAGGCAATGGCATCGGACTTTCCATTTCCCACCAACTTGTAAAAATTATGGGTGGTGAATTAAAATTGGAAAGTAAAGAGAACGAAGGCTCTACATTCTATTTTAGTTTGCAACTTAAGAAAACCTTGAGTGTTAAAGGTGAAACTACCGAATCAAAGCCTATTTTAAACGATAAATTTAGCGTATTGGTAGCAGAGGATAATAGGATGAACCAGAGGGTCATTAAGTTTTTATTGGAGCAACAAGGAGCCGATTGCACCTTTGCTAAAAACGGTCTTGAGGCAGCTCAGTTATATAAAATATTAGATTTTGATATGATTTTCATGGATATTTACATGCCCGACATGGATGGATATCAAGCCACTGAAGCTATTAAAAAAACACAAAAATACAAAAATAACAAAACGCCTATTATAGCAGTTTCTGCTAGTGCTTTTGAAGAAGATATTGCCAAGGCCAAATTGGCAGGTATTGATGAATTTCTTGCCAAACCTATTGAGGTAAAAAAACTCAAAGGGCTCTTGCTTAAATATTCAATAATTAAAGAAACGTCTGCTTAA
- a CDS encoding (Fe-S)-binding protein, with protein sequence MDYLPNIIFAIALILGLGFFAKNVKKLKRNIMLGHDVDVSDNKSQRWKNMAMIALGQSKMVRRPIAGFLHVIVYVGFVIINIEVLEIIIDGLLGTHRVFSSIGPLYGILIGAFEILALLVFVSVVLFWIRRNVIKLQRFWKSEMTSWPKNDANFILYFEMVLMTLFLVMNATDTNFQDLNSGNIVSQFIAPWFDGFSETVLHTIERAAWWIHILGILVFLNYLYYSKHLHILLAFPNTYYGRLKPKGALNNLEAVTAEVKMMMDPNIDPFAAPEEGVEDDVPAKFGASDVQDLNWVQLLSAYTCTECGRCTSECPANQTGKKLSPRKIMMDTRDRLEEVGKNIDANNGEFKEDGKQLLDTYITREELWACTSCNACVEACPVSIDPLSIIIDMRRYLVMEQSAAPVELNNMMTNIENNGAPWPYNQMDRLNWKNE encoded by the coding sequence ATGGATTACTTACCAAATATAATCTTTGCCATTGCGCTTATTCTCGGACTTGGTTTTTTTGCAAAAAACGTAAAGAAACTTAAACGAAATATCATGTTGGGCCATGATGTCGATGTTAGTGATAACAAATCACAACGTTGGAAAAATATGGCGATGATAGCATTGGGGCAAAGTAAAATGGTGCGTCGCCCCATTGCCGGTTTTTTACACGTGATTGTGTATGTAGGGTTTGTGATTATAAATATAGAGGTTTTAGAAATTATCATTGATGGTCTTTTAGGAACGCATAGGGTGTTTTCTTCAATAGGGCCTTTATATGGCATATTAATTGGAGCATTTGAAATTTTGGCGCTCTTGGTATTTGTGTCAGTTGTACTTTTTTGGATTCGTAGAAATGTAATTAAATTGCAACGTTTCTGGAAAAGCGAAATGACCAGTTGGCCAAAAAATGACGCGAATTTCATATTATACTTCGAAATGGTTTTAATGACCTTGTTCCTTGTAATGAATGCGACGGATACCAATTTTCAAGATTTAAATTCAGGGAATATAGTCAGCCAGTTTATCGCCCCTTGGTTCGATGGATTTTCCGAAACCGTACTGCATACTATAGAAAGAGCGGCTTGGTGGATTCATATTTTAGGCATTTTGGTTTTCTTAAATTACCTATACTATTCGAAACACCTTCATATTTTATTGGCCTTTCCAAATACCTATTACGGGCGTTTAAAGCCAAAAGGTGCTTTAAATAATTTGGAAGCGGTAACTGCCGAAGTAAAAATGATGATGGATCCTAATATCGATCCTTTTGCAGCACCAGAAGAAGGAGTAGAGGACGATGTGCCTGCAAAATTTGGAGCCAGCGATGTTCAAGATTTAAACTGGGTCCAGCTATTAAGCGCATATACCTGTACCGAATGTGGACGCTGTACCAGTGAGTGTCCGGCAAATCAAACGGGCAAAAAGTTATCCCCTCGTAAAATAATGATGGACACTAGGGACCGTTTGGAGGAAGTTGGCAAAAACATAGATGCTAATAACGGCGAGTTTAAGGAAGACGGGAAACAACTTTTGGATACGTATATTACCCGTGAAGAACTTTGGGCCTGTACATCCTGCAACGCCTGTGTCGAAGCCTGCCCCGTAAGCATTGATCCACTTTCAATAATTATAGATATGAGACGCTATTTGGTGATGGAACAATCTGCAGCACCAGTAGAACTAAACAATATGATGACCAATATTGAGAACAACGGTGCACCATGGCCATATAACCAGATGGATCGGTTGAACTGGAAAAATGAATAA
- a CDS encoding N-acetylmuramoyl-L-alanine amidase family protein: MKTGNILLFVSFIIVLTFSSFVIKQEDKSSGKFIVVLDAGHGGKDPGKPSKYGYKEKDIALKIVLLVGKQLEKNPNIKVVYTRKKDVFIELKDRPRIANKAKADLFVSVHCNAHHTQAYGTETFVLGVANTQRNFEVAKAENEVIFLEDDYEKKYEGFNPNTPEIGIGLALIQEEYTDQSILLASLIEKNFANKIKRKSRGVKQASLWVMHQTVMPSVLIETGFVTNKKEGSYLNSKKGQQEISESIVNAILEYKKSLDNNIGDSLEAEDDILLPTEERIVNDVIFKVQIAASSKVLEPRSYNFKGLTDISRIQVGSIYKYYYGNTSDYNKTKVMEQEAKKKGYTSSFIVAFKDGKKVALAEALKSTAN; encoded by the coding sequence ATGAAAACGGGTAACATATTACTTTTCGTATCTTTTATAATAGTATTAACATTTTCATCTTTTGTAATAAAGCAAGAAGATAAGTCTTCGGGCAAGTTTATTGTCGTATTAGATGCAGGTCATGGTGGTAAAGACCCTGGTAAGCCTTCTAAATATGGTTACAAAGAAAAAGACATCGCCCTTAAAATAGTATTGCTTGTAGGAAAGCAATTAGAGAAAAATCCAAACATAAAAGTGGTTTACACAAGAAAAAAGGATGTATTCATTGAATTGAAGGACAGGCCAAGAATAGCAAATAAAGCTAAAGCCGATTTGTTTGTTTCCGTACACTGCAATGCCCATCATACCCAGGCCTACGGGACCGAAACCTTTGTTTTAGGAGTGGCGAATACCCAACGTAACTTTGAAGTTGCCAAGGCTGAGAACGAGGTAATATTTTTAGAAGATGATTATGAAAAGAAATATGAAGGGTTTAATCCAAATACTCCTGAAATAGGCATAGGGTTGGCGCTTATTCAAGAGGAATACACAGATCAAAGTATTCTATTGGCTAGTCTAATTGAGAAGAATTTTGCCAATAAGATTAAAAGAAAAAGCAGGGGAGTTAAGCAAGCGAGTTTATGGGTGATGCATCAAACTGTTATGCCTAGCGTTTTAATAGAAACAGGTTTTGTAACCAATAAGAAAGAAGGGTCGTATCTAAACTCTAAAAAAGGTCAACAAGAAATTTCAGAATCCATTGTAAATGCCATTCTAGAGTATAAGAAAAGTTTAGATAATAATATAGGAGATTCATTAGAGGCTGAAGATGATATTTTATTACCTACTGAAGAACGCATTGTTAACGACGTTATCTTTAAAGTGCAAATTGCAGCAAGTTCCAAAGTTCTAGAACCAAGATCTTATAATTTTAAGGGTTTAACTGATATTTCGCGTATCCAAGTTGGTAGTATTTATAAATATTATTATGGTAATACCTCAGATTATAACAAGACCAAAGTTATGGAGCAGGAAGCTAAAAAGAAAGGCTACACCTCAAGCTTTATTGTTGCATTTAAAGATGGAAAGAAAGTCGCTTTGGCAGAAGCTTTAAAATCAACTGCGAATTAA
- a CDS encoding RidA family protein: MKKIITTTDAPAPIGPYNQAVLSGNTLYTSGQIAIDPNTGELVLDSIQTETKQVMQNLKAVLKAANMTFENVIKTSIFISNMDDFVAINEIYGSYFNDSTAPARETVQVACLPKNVNVEISMIAVK; this comes from the coding sequence ATGAAAAAAATAATAACTACCACAGATGCCCCTGCTCCTATTGGCCCATACAATCAGGCTGTTCTTAGTGGAAACACCTTATATACTTCAGGTCAAATTGCCATTGATCCAAATACCGGCGAACTCGTTTTAGATTCTATTCAAACAGAAACAAAACAGGTTATGCAGAATTTAAAAGCCGTTTTAAAAGCTGCTAATATGACTTTTGAGAACGTTATCAAAACGTCCATCTTTATAAGTAATATGGATGATTTTGTAGCAATAAATGAAATTTACGGAAGCTATTTTAATGATAGCACCGCACCAGCGAGAGAAACAGTTCAAGTGGCGTGCTTACCAAAAAATGTGAACGTTGAAATAAGCATGATTGCTGTAAAGTAA